The genomic window CTGCGGTTTATGGTATTCCTGACCATCATCCTTTAAAGGAAGATGATAAAAAAATAGGAGTAGGGCCTTACGGAGAAGCTAAGATTCTTGCGGAAGAAGTCTGCGTTGATTTCAGAAAGAAGGGGGTTTGTGTCCCGATAATAAGGCCGAAATCATTTATAGGACCGGAGCGTCTTGGTGTATTCGCTCTCTTCTATGACTGGGCGAAAGACGGCAAGGGATTTCCGATGATAGGGAACGGTAAGAACAAATATCAGTTTCTGGATGTTGCCGATCTGTGTGAAGCGATTTATCTGACGGCAACGCTGGATAAACAGGTAGTTAATGATACCTTCAATATTGGCGCTAAAGAGTTTACCACTATGGGTGAGGATTACCAATCTGTTTTGGATTATGCAGGATTTGGAAAAAAGGTAAGAGGTTTTCCTGCCGGTCCGGTGATTATGATGTTAAGATTACTTGAACTTTTAAAACTTTCCCCGTTGTACAAATGGGTTTACGAAACCGCTTCCAAAGATTCCTTTGTCTCCATAGAAAAAGCCGAACAAAAACTCGGATACAAACCTAAATTTTCAAACAAAGATGCTTTGCTTAGAAATTATAAATGGTATCTGGAGAACGTAGATAAGTTTGCTGAAAGTTCAGGAGTTTCCCACCGTGTCCCGTGGAAACAAGGAATATTAAAAATCGTTAAAATGTTTTTCTGATGCATTATCTTGTATCAGTGGAGTCGCTTTTTAAAAAATGTATATTACTTTTTTAACTCCTTCGTGTGCTTATTCTGAGCTAAAGTTTGCAGTTGTAATGCGTTAAATATTGCATTGAAGGCCTCTTGGTCAGGGAAGAGGAGGAACTTACCCAGGATGTGGTTATTTGACTCTTTAAATACCGAATCTACAACCATCAGGTATTTATAATCACCCTTTACTTCGTCGAAAAGTGTCTTTACAATTGAATTTGCCCTGTCATAAGTGAAATGAGGGATGGAAGGCAGCAGTGTCATTTTCAGGAGGTCAGCTATTGCGTTAAGGCAGATAGCTGTGGAGATGGCTCCGAGCTCCTTAAGCGCTGATTGCTCCAGCTCGGCGAGTATCTTTGTTTCGCCGCTTTTCTTTTTAAGTAATACATCCGTAAGTAAGAGCGCGCTTTCTTTTTTAAAGGTTAAAAGTACTTT from Candidatus Firestonebacteria bacterium RIFOXYD2_FULL_39_29 includes these protein-coding regions:
- a CDS encoding epimerase, with the protein product MKYLVTGGSGFLGINLIRFLLSKGHEVTSIDFAEFTYPDVKDKIRIIDGDIRDKAAVKRAMEGAQIVVHCAAALPLYSKEDIFTTDVDGTRNVIEAAKEVNAERFIHISSTAVYGIPDHHPLKEDDKKIGVGPYGEAKILAEEVCVDFRKKGVCVPIIRPKSFIGPERLGVFALFYDWAKDGKGFPMIGNGKNKYQFLDVADLCEAIYLTATLDKQVVNDTFNIGAKEFTTMGEDYQSVLDYAGFGKKVRGFPAGPVIMMLRLLELLKLSPLYKWVYETASKDSFVSIEKAEQKLGYKPKFSNKDALLRNYKWYLENVDKFAESSGVSHRVPWKQGILKIVKMFF